Genomic segment of Mustelus asterias unplaced genomic scaffold, sMusAst1.hap1.1 HAP1_SCAFFOLD_171, whole genome shotgun sequence:
tctcccctgaatgacctcgctggtgtgtccgtaagttggatgactgagtgaatttcttcccacactcacaacaggtgaatggtctctccccagtgtgaactcgctggtgtatcattaGCTGGGATAagtgactgaatcctttcccacactcagagcagctgattggtctttccccagtgtgagcacACTGGTGAGTTTCCAGCTCAGCTGAGGATCTGAATACTGCTGCACATTCCTCACATTTCCAAGTCATCCCCCCGCTGTGACTGCATTCGTGCTTTGACAgatcagatgattggttgaagcctcgtccacacacagaacacgtgtatggtttctccccactgtgacgaATGCTttctccttccatgttcaaagtcCAGTGATATTCAGGCTATGATATTAAGGGTGACTccgtcagatcctgatgtgatgttttgtTTGAGACCAGACCGCAAATCGTCcccttctaaaaccctgtgaaattgatttaaaacagaaaaaagggagtgagagagaacccacaacaacacaaaggcaggttgtcaaattgagctgaatgaatctggtaatttctGGGGCCAGCAGGAGGAAATAGTCACCAtgaagctgctggattgtcataaaaacccagttGCTTCTCCACgcggacatggagagaatgtgcaaattccacataaagTCAAATAGAAatattcagaatgtcacaaagacgagtgaactgtccaattaatcccattcaccatcactctgccaatttaccttctgcaagtatttatccaattccctttgaaagtcactatcaaacctgcttctagcacctgtcagtttgtgcattccagatcacatcaAATCATTGTGTAAAACAATCTCCTTATCATGCCCTAAAGTTAGGCTGTCAATTATGTTAaatctctgtgtcctctgcttacagaccctcctgctcctgggaaacagttcctctccattgacactatcataaatcatttgtcattttaaacatctctattaaatctccccatcaTATTCCCTGATCTAAAAACCCACGTTTTTCCTGTCCtgaagaatcatatggactcaaaatgttaactgtttctctctgaacAGATGCTGCAGGACCTGCCGAGgttttctgcttttctccctgattttccttccataatcaatcagaaacccttcatgattttgaacatcttgattaaataggaacacacaaaacctgagaaagatacagaggaaaggagagacagaaagactgagagaaaaattgagagagattttaaaaagcagaaagatgaggttgtcaaagataaaagctgagaaacaggaaacaaGCAACACACAATGATATAAAATataagggagcaggctatcagttcccGGCTATGGGGATCAGAGCGAACTCTGACTGATCCACAAACACAGCCAGTTATATCTgggaatggaaactctgaacagaaataataggctcatttgtaaatgtcaccgcAATGTGATCAgtgtgactctgccctgactctgtggacagatatcggccgcattgacagatgttctcaccagattgtggtccctggatttattttctgctcagaagtgagatgtgaggtttggaaccggcagcagagaaacaggaagttgtgttacctgagaatgaaacagccggcgtcagtttgatgttatcacagtgaacagtcttcctgcctgtgagggtgaactcactctgacagcatcaagaacaaccacacagattgctactggtctcagcattacattcacctccattcccatGTTAAACAATAAATATGCATTCTCTCTACTTTCTGACAGCGAATCTTCTATCAGAAGCAGTGCAGGgggtaatatgttaccccctgcaCTACTAGCTTTTGTTTTCCatgataacctttgatgtggcaccttatcacatGTTTTCTGGAATTCAATTCAGCAGATCCACAGGTTCCCTTCTATCCAcacgttacttcttcaaagaactccaattggTTAAACACAATCTCATTAAACCATGCTAACTCTTCCTGATTACCTTGAGTTTTTCCAAAGTGGCCAGCTATAACCtctttaatgattgattctaacATCTTCCCCACAACAGATGTCTATCGAACTGGCCTAAATTTCCTGTCTTATGCCACCATCCATTCTTGAATTAGAGGgcttatatttgctactttccagtctgatggaacctctccagaatctagggaactttggaaaattaacaccaacaaaTCTACTGTCACTATCTCATTAACCACCTTCTTAAGATGCTAGGATGAATTCCATCGTGACCCAGAGACTTGTCAGCTGCAGCTCAGTACAGCTTCCCACGTCATTGTAATTTCTCctagttcctctctcccttccacctcctgatttacGGCTAGGACTGGCTGGTTTTGTATTttctatagtgaagacagaagcaaagattTGTTTATTTCATTGGCCATTTATTATCTACTATTACTCCCCATTCTCATTTTCTTGAGAGCCAACACTCACCTTATTCCTCTTTTCCTTTTCGaatacctatagaaactcttgCTATTCATTTTTACATTAACAGCTaacttcctctcatactctaatgtTTTTCTTCCaattaaccttttagtcattctctactgttctttatattccagccaatcatctgacctgccactcacCTCTGTGTAGCTATATGCTTTTCCCTTAAGTTTGATGCtttgaggaagaaggagacagGGAGATGGAGAGCACTTCAAAAGgaactatttaaaaataataataattcgtggggtgtgggcattgctggcaaggccagcattttttgcccaattTTTGAGATTTCCGTCTGAGCTGTAAACCTTTGGATTAAATCCCACCATCAACAAATTATTTCCCAGCTGAATGTGAAAATTGACTCAGTCATCCCATTTACCGATAGAACAGCACAATTACACCAGAGGAAGACCACTCAAACACTTAACGTTCGCAAAGGGATTTCCTCAGTGGTTAACACTCTATAACTTTAAAAGCTCAAAGCATTTTAACTACCCCTCTAATTGGCGAGGGATAGTTTAACTGCTCTGTCTATGAAGGCACAAATCACTTGTTCACCCCAGCGAGTTCACATCTAAATGCAGGTGATTGTTATGTtgtcaatcacacccaggacagaaatgTGCTGGTAGGCCTATGCTGCTTAGTTGCCAAATGAATTGAAGTAACACATTTGAACCTTGGCCCAATGGTACCAATCATAATCAGATCGCAAATCGTATTTTCTATTGAACAATATGGGTTTGAATGGTGAGGTGATTACCCAACATTCTCTGCGGGTGAGACTGTGTCCTATCCACATTACTGCAATTATTGCGCACGCGCAGTACCTGGTTctgactggagcatgcgcaggCCGGGCTgtgactggagcatgcgcaggCCGGGCTGTATCTGGAGCTGCGAGGAGTCGGACAGAAACAATGGAGTGAGGTTCAGTAATGGAGCCGCTGGGTGACCGGGGAGGGATAGAAGCAGCGGAGTGGGCTGGGAGGCTTCATAAATACCTAGTGGATGCCTTAATTCAGATAACATGTTCCCGGTATCGCTTCAATCGGTACCGAATAGAGTCGGAGCTGAGCGACTCCAGGCCCGGGTTAGCGGCCGCCATCTTTACAGGAACAATGtgcagcagggcgcatgcgctaTGAGCCTGGACCAGTTACCAACTCTCCCGGattggactgaagtctccaggaatTTTTTATTTGTCCAGGGAATGTGGAAattgctgactaggccaacatttattgtctatccctaattgtccttgaactgagtggtttgcttggccatctcagggcattttaagagtcaaccacattgctcttgaTATATagttagaccagaccgggtaaggatggcagatatttttcctaattcattcacactgtgggtgtccctggctgggccagcattcatcacCCATTCCTATTTGTCCTTGAACTAAGTTTCAGAGGacgttttaagagtcaaccacattgctgtggatctggagtcacatataagccagaccaggtaaggagagcagatttccttccctcaaagacattagtgaactagatgggtttttacaacaacgaacaatggtttcatggttatcagtaggcttttagttccagattttaattatattcaaaattCACCGtaccataggatcatagaatccccgcagtgcagaaggaagccatttggcccatcacccagccctatccctgtaaccctgtacatttagcatggctaatccacctaacctacacatctttgaactgtgggattcaaacctgcatCTCTGGAAAATTGTCTGGACattaaaaaatatacttttttgTAATTTCGTTTGAATATTTCTCTTCACTGGGTATTAAAATATTGACAAAAGATAAAAGTTGTTTGGTTGACCATCAATCGTCCTGTAACgtgatgagtctttttgctttccaattggcctaGGAAGGCAGTGTGGAATGAGGTTGGAGGATGGGGGCAACATAAAAGATGTgataaaacctccaggaatacatttaatcacagttggcgatTATGGAgtagagaatgttgtgaatttctatcctggacagaCAGTGATGGTTTCTGTAAATTTACAGGGTGCTGGAAGTGGAGAATTGACAGACGTGAAACACAAATCAAACATCACATCGTGATCTGACGGAGTCACTCGAAAAAATCAGGACCTGGATATCAGCAGCTTCTGAATGTGGAAGGTAACAGGTTTGTCGATTCTGTCTGAGAGAGAAGATTTCAGgtctcagtgtgactggaaaagccctGAGATTCACAAATCCTGGAGAACTGTGCTTGGTTCTGAGCAACATACCTTAGGAAGGACAgaatggctttggagggagtgtagCACAGATTTGCCTGAGTGATATTTGAACTCCCCAGGTTAAATCACAAGGTGAGATTACAGGAAGTCATTatagcacagaggaggccatttggcccattgagtccatgtcaTCTGCCTAGAGcaatccagtcccattcccctgctctatcctcatatctttgcagatttcttttcctccaatgtctatccaatttccttttgaaattattcatcATGTCCATTTCCACGCCAATCATGGGCAGCAAGTTTTGGGTCATTCGCACTCACTGTCTAAAAAcactcttcctcacatctcctgtactatagaacaaaacaaagaacaaagaaaattatagtgcaggaacaggccctttggccctccaagcctgcatcaccttgctgcctgactgaactaaaaccccctacccttccagggaccatatcccgctattcccatcctattcatgtatttgtcaagacagcccttaaaagtcactatcagatctgcttccactacctcacccggcagtgagttccaagcacccaccaccctctgtgtaaaaaaacttgcctcgtacatttcctttaaaacttgcccctcgcacctaaacctgtgacccctaataattgactcttccaccctgggaaaaagcttctgattatccactctatccatgcccctcataatcttgtagacttgtatcaggtcatccctcaacctccgtcgttccagtgagaataaaccaagtttcttcaacccctcctcatagctaatgccctccataccaggcaacatcctgataaatcttttctgtaccttctccaaagcctccacatccttctggtagtgtggcgaccagaattgaacactatattccaagtgtggcctaaccaaggttcgatATAGCTGCAatattacttgccaatttttaatctcaatgccccagccgatgaagacaagcacgctatttgccttcttgactaccttctccacctgcgttgccactttcagtaacctgtgtgcctgtacacccagatccctctgcctatcaatacccttaagggttctgccatttactgtaaagaAGCATTTGAGTTGATGTAACATTGAGATTCGCAAAATGTTGAGCAATCATGTAGACTTTGCTCATGTTTAATGAGAAAGATCCAACAGTGTTTCGGCCCGATTTCGAACCGGGCACATTTCGCGTGTGAAGCGAACGTGATAACACGACAGAAACAACTgtttacatacaaattaggagcagcagtCGGCCACTCGGCCCCGCTCtcccattcagtaagattgtggctgatctcattttaatctcaacttcacgttcctgcctactcccgataaccttccacctccttgcttatcaagaacctatccacctCTGCTGTAAGATATTCAggactctgcctcaaccacctttgcaggaagaatattccaaagtctcacaatcctttgagaaaaaaaatcctcatctctaATTTAGACGGGTGACCCCTTAGTTTGTGGTGCCGAGTTtaaaattctcccacaagaggaaatgtcctttccacatccaccctgtcaagtcccctcaggatcttgtatggtgaatggtagagtgaatgttggacccttggaggacgagaggggggagttaatagtgggaaatgaggatatggctgagtctttaaataaattttttgtgtcggtcttcacggtggaggacacaaatagtttgccaaatattaacgatagagggttggcagcaggagaaatacttaatacaattaatgttaccagagaggcagtgctgggtagactaatgggactgaaggtggacaagtccccgggtccggatggaatgcatcccagggtattgaaagaaatgtcagaggtaatagtggatgcgttagtgattatttatcaaaactcgttgcattctggggtagtgccggttgattggaaaacggctaatgttacgccgctgtttaaaaaaggaaggagacaaaaggcgggtaactataggccggtcagcttaacgtctgtagtagggaaaatgctggaatccattattaaagaggagatagcagggcagctggatagaaatggttcgatcaatcagacgcagcatggattcatgaggggaaagtcgtgcttgacgaacatgttggatttttatgaagatgtgactagggcggttgatggaggagaaccggtggatgcggtgtttttggatttccaaaaggcgtttgatagggtgccccataaaaggctgctgaagacgattagggcacacggagttgggggtagtgtgttaaagtggattggggactggctatccgacaggaagcaaagagtcggaataaatgggtgtttttccggttggaggaaggtaactagtggcgtgccgcagggatcggtactcgggccgcaactatttaccatttatatagatgatctggaggaggggacggagtgtagggtaacgaagtttgcagatgacacaaagataagtggaaaagtgaatcgtgtggaggacggagaagatctgcagagagatttggacaggctgagtgagtgggcgaggatatggcaaatggagtataacgttgataaatgcgaggttatacactttggaggaaataataacaaatgggattactatctcaatggatacaaattaaaacatgctaccgtgcaaagggacctgggggtccttgtgcatgagacgcaaaagcccagtctgcaggtacaacaggtgatcaagaaggcaaatgggatgttggcctatattgcgagggggatagaatataaaagcagggatgtcttgatgcacctgtacagggcattggtgaggccgcagctggaatactgtgtgcagtattggtccccttatatgaggaaggatatattggcattggagggagtgcagagaaggttcaccaggttgataccggagatgaggggtttggattatgaggagaggctgaggagattgggtttgtactcgttggagtttagaaggatgaggggggatcttatggagacttataagataatgcgggggctggatagggtggaggcggagagattctttccacttagtaaggaagttaaaactagaggacacagcctcaaaataaaggggggtcggtttaagacagagttgaggaggaacttcttctcccagagggtggtgaatctctggaattctctgcccactgaggtggtggaggctacctcgctgaatatgtttaaagcgcggatggatggattcctgatcggtaagggaattaagggttatggggatcaggcgggtaagtggaactgatccacgtcagatcagccatgatcttattgaatggcggggcaggctcgaggggcgagatggcctactcctgctcctatttcttatgttcttatgttcaatcaaGGTtttacccaaaaccttaaatctgtcccCCTGGCCCTTGTACGATCAGCAAATGGAAACAGATTTTCTTTATCCACCTGAtcgaaacctgtcagaatcttgtgtacctgaatcaaatctcccctcaacctcctttactggaaccattctggtaaatctcctctgcaccttctcaaggatctTTCTATCCTTCCTGAAGAGcggtgaccagagctttataaatatTCAGAATAACTTCCCTGTTTATAGACCAATATCACACTTTATGAAGCTCGGGGTCAAATTTGCTTTGCTAATTACTCTCTTAATATGTCTTGTAGAAATAcaaaatccctctccttcacctccttctctctcctcccattgaggccagttgggtttttgtgacaatccggCAGTTTTCATGGTCAATGTTTCTCAGCGCCGGCCCCACAAATTCCCAGATTCATTCAGATCAGTTTGACAAGctgcctgtgtgtttgtgtgggctctctctctctcactccgagtctcctgttttaaatcagttttacagggtgttagaaggggagagtttgacaagctgcctgtgtgtttctgtgggctctctctcactccgagtctcctgttttaaatcagttttacagggtgttagaaggggagagtttgacaagctgcctgtgtgtttctgtgggctctctctctctcactccgtgtctcctgttttaaatcagttttacagggtgttagaagaggagagtttgacaagctgcctgtgtgtttctgtgggctctctctctctcgctccgtgtctcctgttttaaatcagttttacagggtgttagaatgggagagtttgacaagctgcctgtgtgtttgtgtgggctctctctctctcactctgtgtctcctgTTTTCAATCAGTTTTACAGGGTGTTAGAAGGGGAGAGTTTGACAAGctgcctgtgtgtttgtgtgggctctctctctctcactccgtgtctcctgttttaaatcagttttacagggtgttagaaggggagagtttgacaagctgcctgtgtgtttgtgtgggctctctctctctctcactctgtgtctcctgttttaaatcagttttacaggGTATCAAAAGTGGAGAGTTTGCCGTTGGGAAGCTGACGGAGTGGCTCAATTTATCGTAACTTTGATATCATCAGATttggaacatggaaggaaaaagcacattTCACAGTGGGAAGAATCcgtacacgtgttgtgtgtgtggacacggCTTCAGACAATCATCTGACCTGTGGAGACACAATcgcagtcacactgaggagaaactgtggaaatgtggggactgtgggaagggattcatttccCCGTCGAAGCTGGAAATGCattggcgcagtcacactggggagaggccattcacctgccccacatgtgggaagggattcactcagtcatcctctctgttcacacaccagcgagttcactccagcgagagaccattcacctgctccgagtgtgggaagggattcactatttcagcccacctgctgagtcaccagcgagttcacactgacgagagacctttcaaatgtccagactgtgggaagtgctataaaagttctggggaactgatgcgccatcaacgtgttcacactgaggagagaccgttccggtgctctcactgtgggactgggttcagacgaTCGTCTGACCTCACtgttcaccagcgagttcactctggggagaggccgttcacctgctccgactgtgggaagggattcattcagtcatctgacctgctgaaacaccagcgagttcacactggggagaggccatttatctgctctgaatgtaggaagggattcactacctcatcgatcctgctgacacaccagcgagttcacacagacaagaaaccttttaaatgtccaAACTGTGAGAAATGCTACAAAACCTCTGAgaaactgatgtcccatcaacgtgttcacactgacgagagacctttcagatgctctcactgtgggactgggttcagacaaTCAACTCAACTAactgcacaccagcgagttcacactgacgagagaccttttaaatgcccagactgtgagaAGTGCTATAAACGTTCTGGGGAACTGACGcgacatcaacgtgttcacactgattcaggtgctctcactgtgggactggtgcGATCTTGTGCGATCTTCTCAACTCTCTgtacaccaacgaattcacactggggagagaccattcacctgctctgagtgtgggaaggaatgTACGACTTCATCCACCTGCTGAGactccagtgagttcacaagtaacGACAGTGATTGGATGTTGCTGTTCTTCACATTCAGGATTGAACCATCTTCATTAGGGTCCGTTTACACTGGTAATAAACCCCAGCCACTTTAGGGGCTAATATTCTCactaaaagtcaaataaatcagctttgcgTCAAACTCACACATTGTGTTGACTCTTTTTAATATCTCAAACATAATAACAGGTAACACATACATGgccactctcctcactgtgaatccttCGATCTTttccagactgtgtaactggttaaagctctttccacagtcagttcactggaatactctcactcgagtggatgtgtctcagtgattttccagtcacactgatgtttaaacagtttgaaggaacagacaaacatttcccattctagtttcaaatgccgatggtattcagatcctgaataaTTGTGTGACTCTGTCAGATTCTAACGTCAgagatttgtgtctgtaaattctccccttctaatagactgtgaaagaaattcacaaaaatcattgctgtcagtacaggataaaaactcagaacagacaattctcgtttctgtggaacattctttcgtctcattcttgaaaatttgtaaatctccatcccaaacactctccctccattctcactttgctggacctgaaatagacattgtcctgagggtgctgattcaTCCTAATCGACAGATCCGTGCTGACTGTTTCATGTACAGGACACATATTCCTGAAATCTTCACACAGGCTCGTGTCTAAGCATATAAAAAATTTGCATATTTAGTGAACtaaaaatgtatgcaatattcagaactctattacatgattagagatacaggtgggtgcggaagaacttgacttagggagcaagcaatcatgttctggaactcgctgacgatgagagtggtggaagtggagacgaccagtgatttcaaaataaaattggtcgggcacttgaaggaatgaaacgtactggggaacagggatatcgaggaaaaatggcactgagtgaattccccgacagagacttggcacggactcaagctgctgaattgatttatcttgtgctctgatgactctttgactggaaaatatacagagtagttacaatactattctggaattaaacaacatcaactgtaatACAAATCCATAAATAATATACCCATTATGCaccacagagtaagaagtctcacaacaccaggttaaagtccaacaggtttatttggaatcacaagctttcagagcgctgctccttcatcaggtgagaaggagcagcgctctgaaagctcgtgattccaaataaacccattggactttaaccaggtgttgtgagacttcttactgtgcccaccccagtccaacaccggcatctctacatcatgtgcACCATA
This window contains:
- the LOC144485213 gene encoding uncharacterized protein LOC144485213, with protein sequence MEKPWKCGECGKGFNSPSLLEIHQRSHTGERPFICSECGKGFTQSSQLLTHQRFHTGERPFICLECGKGFTQLSDLRRHQRVHTGETQFTCSECGKGFIQSSNLLKHQQVHIGERPFTCPVCGKGFTGPSDLLSHQRIHTEEKLFSCTSCGKRFRSSAQLSVHQRVHTGEKPFICSECGNKFAQLSHLQTHQRTHTGERPFTCSECGNKFTSSSHLRRHQHVHTRERPFTCSECGKGFTQSGSLLRHQRIWNMEGKSTFHSGKNPYTCCVCGHGFRQSSDLWRHNRSHTEEKLWKCGDCGKGFISPSKLEMHWRSHTGERPFTCPTCGKGFTQSSSLFTHQRVHSSERPFTCSECGKGFTISAHLLSHQRVHTDERPFKCPDCGKCYKSSGELMRHQRVHTEERPFRCSHCGTGFRRSSDLTVHQRVHSGERPFTCSDCGKGFIQSSDLLKHQRVHTGERPFICSECRKGFTTSSILLTHQRVHTDKKPFKCPNCEKCYKTSEKLMSHQRVHTDERPFRCSHCGTGFRQSTQLTAHQRVHTDERPFKCPDCEKCYKRSGELTRHQRVHTDSGALTVGLVRSCAIFSTLCTPTNSHWGETIHLL